A section of the Streptococcus oriscaviae genome encodes:
- a CDS encoding terminase large subunit yields MSYHYEPSPFMLPTSHYDKAKADRAVTFINNLSHTKGKWAGKRFDLLPWQEQIVRDLFGIVKEDGNRQFLTAYIEIPKKNGKSELAAAIALYLLYADNEASAEVYGAACDRNQASIVFDVAKQMVQMSRPLEKRSKIMGATKRIVNYSNAGFYQVLSAETGTKHGLNVSGLVFDEIHAQPNRHLYDVLTKGSGDAREQPLFFIITTAGTDRNSICYELHTKALDILNGRKKDTSFYPVVYGLSDEDDWNDEANWRRANPSLGHTIGIDRVREAYQQALDNPAEENVFKQLRLNMWTSSSVAWIPEHVYAKGNDPIQYESLKGRSCYAGLDLSSTSDITAFVLVFPPRFEEENYIVLPFFWLPEDTLELRCRRDHVLYDVWERQGYIKTTEGNVVHYGFIEKFIEELSEIYHIKEIAYDRWNATQMVQNLEGMGLTMVPFGQGYKDMSPPSKELYKLMMEGKIQHGGHPVLKWMGQNVVMRQDPAGNIKPDKEKSVEKIDGIVALIMGLDRCIRHQTDGGSVYDERGILSF; encoded by the coding sequence ATGAGCTATCATTATGAACCAAGTCCATTCATGCTTCCAACCTCACACTATGATAAGGCAAAGGCTGATAGGGCAGTAACCTTTATCAATAACCTCTCCCACACCAAAGGCAAGTGGGCAGGAAAGCGATTTGACTTGTTGCCGTGGCAGGAACAGATTGTCCGTGACCTATTTGGAATTGTCAAGGAAGATGGCAATCGCCAATTTCTAACAGCCTACATAGAAATTCCAAAGAAGAATGGCAAGTCAGAGCTAGCGGCAGCTATCGCTCTTTATCTACTATATGCGGATAATGAAGCCAGTGCAGAAGTTTATGGTGCGGCTTGTGACCGAAACCAAGCGTCAATCGTGTTTGATGTAGCCAAGCAAATGGTGCAGATGAGTCGCCCTTTGGAAAAGCGTTCAAAGATAATGGGAGCAACCAAGCGTATTGTAAATTATTCTAATGCGGGGTTTTACCAAGTTCTTTCTGCAGAGACTGGGACAAAGCATGGACTAAACGTATCTGGCTTGGTCTTTGATGAAATCCATGCTCAGCCTAATCGTCATTTGTATGATGTATTAACCAAGGGGTCAGGAGACGCAAGGGAACAACCCCTATTTTTTATTATCACAACAGCTGGAACGGATAGAAACTCTATCTGTTACGAATTGCATACTAAAGCATTGGATATTCTGAATGGAAGAAAGAAGGACACTTCATTCTATCCAGTGGTTTATGGGTTATCCGATGAAGATGATTGGAATGATGAAGCAAACTGGAGAAGAGCTAACCCTTCACTAGGGCATACTATTGGGATTGACCGTGTTAGAGAAGCCTACCAACAGGCGCTTGATAACCCAGCAGAAGAGAATGTCTTTAAGCAGCTCCGTCTAAATATGTGGACAAGTTCAAGTGTTGCTTGGATTCCAGAACATGTTTATGCTAAGGGAAATGATCCAATTCAATATGAAAGCCTCAAGGGTCGTAGTTGCTATGCAGGGCTAGACCTGTCTAGTACGTCCGATATAACAGCTTTTGTCTTGGTATTTCCTCCTAGATTTGAAGAGGAGAATTATATCGTTCTGCCATTTTTCTGGCTACCTGAGGATACACTGGAACTGAGATGTCGTCGTGACCATGTTCTATATGATGTTTGGGAGCGTCAGGGCTACATCAAAACTACAGAGGGTAATGTCGTTCACTATGGTTTTATCGAAAAATTTATTGAAGAATTATCGGAAATTTATCATATCAAGGAGATAGCCTATGACCGTTGGAATGCGACACAGATGGTTCAGAATCTAGAAGGGATGGGCTTGACCATGGTGCCTTTTGGTCAGGGATACAAGGATATGAGTCCACCATCAAAGGAACTTTATAAGCTTATGATGGAAGGCAAGATTCAACATGGTGGGCATCCAGTTCTGAAATGGATGGGACAAAACGTAGTCATGAGACAAGACCCCGCTGGTAATATCAAGCCTGATAAGGAAAAGTCAGTCGAGAAGATTGACGGTATTGTAGCACTCATTATGGGACTGGACCGTTGTATACGTCATCAAACCGATGGTGGAAGTGTGTATGATGAACGTGGAATAT
- a CDS encoding DNA cytosine methyltransferase yields the protein MTLTFLDFFAGVGGFRRGLELAGFKCIGYCEKDKFARKSYEAMYDTKGEWFHDDITSIDPTQLPKADLWCAGSPCQNVSIAGKRAGLYGERSGLFFTFVDLLQSQEEEDKPEWVLLENVKGLLSSDGGRDYLDYLTILDEAGYDLEWQVFNSKDYGVPQNRERIYTLGHLRSRGRRKVLPISGESGSHLKQLVGGMQSYRVYDPSGIATTLVGEGGGLGAKTGLYLIDQSLTEPKLTDEARCITARYTAGATKRTAMNSGVLEIQPILTPNRIHKRQNGRRLKEQDEPMFTLTSQDRHGVLEGIKVRNGTKQGYQVAEVGDSVDLSYPNSPTRRARVGKGIAHNLSCGGQMGAVVWNDRVVKIRRLTPRECFRIQGFSDDLFEKAQAVNSDAQLYKQAGNGVTVTVVYAIGCAILASEK from the coding sequence ATGACCTTAACTTTTCTTGATTTCTTTGCAGGAGTGGGTGGTTTTCGTCGTGGTTTGGAATTAGCTGGTTTCAAATGTATCGGTTACTGTGAAAAAGATAAATTTGCAAGAAAATCTTATGAAGCAATGTACGACACGAAAGGAGAATGGTTTCATGACGACATCACAAGCATTGACCCAACACAACTTCCAAAAGCAGATCTCTGGTGTGCGGGAAGCCCTTGTCAAAATGTGTCTATCGCAGGAAAGCGAGCAGGCCTATACGGTGAACGAAGTGGACTCTTTTTTACATTTGTTGACCTCCTCCAAAGCCAAGAGGAAGAAGATAAACCCGAGTGGGTACTCCTTGAGAATGTTAAGGGACTTTTATCAAGTGACGGGGGACGAGATTATCTCGACTATCTCACTATCCTGGATGAAGCAGGGTATGACCTTGAGTGGCAAGTGTTCAATTCAAAAGACTACGGAGTTCCCCAAAATCGAGAACGCATCTACACTCTCGGACATCTTAGAAGCAGAGGTCGACGAAAAGTACTACCTATCAGCGGAGAAAGCGGTAGCCATCTTAAGCAACTTGTAGGTGGTATGCAAAGCTATCGTGTCTACGACCCTAGTGGAATTGCCACAACTCTTGTTGGTGAGGGTGGAGGACTAGGTGCTAAGACAGGTCTTTATCTAATTGACCAATCTTTGACAGAACCAAAGTTGACAGATGAGGCACGCTGTATCACTGCAAGATATACTGCTGGAGCTACAAAACGGACTGCGATGAACTCTGGAGTACTAGAAATTCAACCCATTCTGACACCCAATCGAATCCACAAACGTCAAAATGGACGTAGGCTCAAGGAACAGGATGAGCCAATGTTCACATTGACCTCTCAAGACCGCCATGGTGTTCTTGAAGGCATCAAGGTCAGAAATGGTACGAAGCAAGGTTATCAAGTTGCTGAGGTAGGTGATTCAGTGGATTTATCTTATCCCAACTCTCCAACGAGACGAGCAAGAGTTGGGAAAGGAATCGCCCATAACCTATCCTGCGGTGGTCAAATGGGTGCTGTGGTTTGGAATGATCGAGTGGTGAAAATTAGACGTTTAACCCCTCGAGAATGTTTTCGCATACAAGGTTTTTCGGATGATTTGTTCGAGAAAGCCCAAGCAGTAAACTCCGATGCCCAACTGTATAAACAAGCTGGAAATGGTGTGACGGTAACAGTTGTCTATGCCATTGGATGTGCCATTCTAGCAAGTGAAAAATAG
- a CDS encoding site-specific DNA-methyltransferase, whose product MTSQPKMEIREIRLSELHPASYNPRKKLKKGDKEYEKIKQSLLKFGYVDPIIVNKDLTVIGGHQRLTVLKDLDYETAKCVIVDLTKEDEKALNIALNKITGQWDDQLLADLLLDIQEADFNLDLTGFEPPEIDDILSNVHDKDLSDDDFDVEEELKKLTFSKQGDIWQLGKHRVICGDSTKAETYDQLLGDKKANLVVTDPPYNVDVEETAGKILNDNMPDSDFYQFLFSMFTQVEKHMEADASIYVFHADTEGLNFRKAFKDAGFYLSECCIWKKNSLVLGRSPYQWQHEPCLFGWKQKGKHQWFSDRRQTTIWEYDRPKSSKDHPTMKPIPLMAYPIQNSSMRGTIVLDPFLGSGSTLMAADQTGRVCYGIELDEKFVDVIVKRYIESTGNDNVTVLRDGQTLTFDEAYSMMEETV is encoded by the coding sequence ATGACAAGCCAACCAAAAATGGAAATTAGAGAAATTCGATTGTCTGAACTACACCCAGCCTCTTACAATCCTCGAAAAAAACTCAAAAAGGGTGACAAGGAGTATGAAAAGATTAAGCAAAGCCTACTCAAGTTTGGTTACGTTGACCCCATCATCGTCAATAAAGACTTGACGGTAATTGGTGGTCATCAACGATTAACTGTATTGAAGGACTTAGACTATGAAACTGCCAAATGTGTCATTGTTGATTTAACCAAGGAAGATGAAAAGGCGCTGAACATTGCCCTTAACAAAATCACAGGTCAATGGGATGACCAGCTTTTGGCGGACTTGCTTTTAGATATACAGGAGGCTGATTTCAATCTCGACTTGACTGGTTTTGAACCACCAGAAATTGATGACATCCTATCAAATGTCCATGATAAAGACCTATCGGATGATGACTTTGATGTAGAAGAGGAATTAAAGAAACTCACCTTTTCAAAACAAGGAGACATTTGGCAACTTGGTAAGCATCGAGTGATTTGTGGAGACTCTACGAAAGCTGAAACATATGACCAACTGTTAGGTGATAAAAAGGCAAATTTGGTTGTGACAGATCCTCCTTATAACGTTGATGTAGAAGAAACAGCTGGAAAGATTCTCAATGACAATATGCCTGATAGTGACTTTTACCAATTTCTCTTTTCCATGTTCACTCAAGTAGAAAAGCATATGGAAGCTGATGCCTCCATCTATGTATTTCATGCGGATACGGAAGGATTGAACTTCCGTAAGGCATTTAAGGATGCTGGTTTTTATCTCAGTGAATGTTGCATTTGGAAAAAGAACTCATTAGTGCTTGGACGTAGTCCCTACCAGTGGCAACATGAACCATGTCTCTTTGGCTGGAAACAAAAGGGAAAACATCAATGGTTCAGTGACCGTAGACAAACAACCATTTGGGAATATGACCGTCCAAAATCTAGTAAAGACCACCCAACAATGAAACCAATTCCGCTCATGGCCTATCCTATTCAAAATTCATCGATGCGTGGGACAATTGTTCTTGATCCATTCCTTGGTTCTGGTTCGACCCTAATGGCCGCAGACCAAACTGGAAGGGTTTGTTACGGCATTGAGTTGGATGAGAAGTTTGTGGATGTCATTGTCAAACGTTATATAGAGTCAACAGGAAATGACAACGTGACGGTATTGCGTGATGGCCAGACTTTGACCTTTGATGAAGCCTATTCAATGATGGAGGAGACGGTATGA
- a CDS encoding HNH endonuclease gives MPRRPSTPCKQNGCPNLVPYGHKYCENHKANYQLDTKSTKAKGYNAQWNKARLRYLKVHTLCVQCKVKGRLTKATVVDHITPHRGDQDLFWNQTNWQALCKSCHDRKTKTTDRYVEYSYRF, from the coding sequence ATGCCAAGAAGGCCAAGCACACCTTGTAAACAAAATGGTTGTCCTAACTTAGTACCTTATGGTCACAAGTATTGTGAGAACCATAAAGCAAACTACCAACTGGATACCAAGTCAACCAAAGCCAAAGGATACAATGCCCAGTGGAATAAAGCACGACTTCGTTACTTAAAAGTTCATACACTCTGTGTTCAATGCAAAGTCAAAGGTCGATTGACCAAGGCAACAGTGGTTGACCATATCACACCCCACCGAGGTGACCAAGACCTCTTTTGGAATCAAACCAACTGGCAAGCACTTTGTAAGTCATGTCACGACCGCAAGACCAAGACAACTGACCGATATGTGGAGTATTCGTATCGATTTTAG
- the metK gene encoding methionine adenosyltransferase, translating to MIISSEQVSVGHPDKICDQISDAILTECLKYDKSSRVAVETLIKDNQVVVAGEISTRHYFNLENIVRQVVEPLGMKNIRVTNLLGLQSSDIAQGVDNGGAGDQGMMFGYATDETPEYLPLPYVLATRVLEKLMSLGHPLLGKDAKAQVSYDYDKKRIDTFLVSIQHTEMAELAKVKRIVTEAMMSVALRYRQNLDFKVLVNPTGRFVLGGSFADAGVTGRKIVADTYGGFAHHGGGAFSGKDPSKVDRSAAYMARKIAKDIVREGYAKRCEVQLAYAIGVAEPVSVYVETFGTSRYTSTQLEGMICERYDLTPQGIIKELHLLNVDYTKTSCFGHFTKAYLPWEK from the coding sequence ATGATTATTTCTAGTGAACAAGTTTCAGTTGGACACCCAGATAAAATCTGTGATCAGATTTCAGATGCCATTTTGACGGAGTGTCTAAAGTATGACAAATCAAGTCGAGTGGCAGTTGAGACCTTAATCAAGGATAACCAAGTTGTGGTAGCTGGTGAAATTTCAACTAGACATTACTTTAATCTCGAGAACATTGTTCGTCAGGTTGTCGAGCCACTTGGTATGAAGAATATTCGGGTAACTAACCTACTTGGACTCCAAAGCTCAGATATTGCACAAGGAGTAGATAATGGAGGTGCTGGTGACCAAGGAATGATGTTTGGTTATGCGACAGACGAAACACCTGAGTACCTGCCACTGCCTTATGTCTTAGCAACTCGAGTCCTTGAGAAACTGATGTCGCTTGGTCACCCCTTACTTGGAAAGGATGCAAAAGCTCAGGTATCCTACGACTATGATAAGAAACGGATTGATACCTTCTTAGTTTCCATCCAACATACTGAAATGGCCGAACTTGCCAAAGTGAAACGAATTGTGACTGAAGCTATGATGTCAGTAGCACTTCGTTACCGTCAGAATCTAGATTTCAAAGTTCTAGTCAATCCAACAGGACGTTTTGTTCTTGGTGGTTCATTTGCGGATGCAGGAGTTACTGGTCGAAAAATTGTGGCAGATACCTATGGTGGTTTCGCACATCATGGTGGCGGTGCTTTCTCTGGAAAAGACCCAAGCAAGGTTGACCGCTCAGCAGCATACATGGCACGAAAGATTGCTAAGGATATTGTTAGAGAAGGGTATGCGAAACGATGTGAAGTACAATTAGCCTATGCCATTGGAGTTGCAGAACCTGTGTCGGTATATGTAGAAACCTTTGGAACCAGTCGCTACACCTCGACACAACTGGAAGGAATGATTTGTGAACGCTACGACTTGACCCCACAAGGTATCATTAAGGAACTTCATCTCTTGAATGTAGACTACACCAAAACATCTTGCTTTGGGCATTTCACAAAAGCCTATCTTCCTTGGGAGAAGTAA
- a CDS encoding helix-turn-helix domain-containing protein produces MDESQRKQIWKMRAEGLGYGLIGRATGLSRDSVKKYCKRNPALLGPGAAIKQMAKADQNDGLRCPQCYQVLKIHKTGRPKKFCSDKCRKVWWITHCDEHDKSKTAYEDLTCQQCGRSFLSYANPSRKFCSHSCYIQSRFYKGETNDKPTKNGN; encoded by the coding sequence ATGGACGAAAGTCAACGCAAACAAATCTGGAAAATGCGAGCAGAAGGTCTTGGCTATGGCTTAATCGGCAGGGCTACAGGTCTATCTAGAGATTCAGTTAAGAAATACTGTAAACGAAATCCAGCATTGCTTGGTCCTGGAGCGGCGATAAAGCAGATGGCAAAAGCCGACCAGAATGACGGACTCCGTTGCCCCCAGTGTTATCAAGTACTTAAAATTCATAAAACAGGAAGACCAAAGAAGTTCTGTTCGGATAAGTGTCGTAAGGTTTGGTGGATAACACATTGTGACGAACACGATAAATCTAAAACTGCATATGAAGATTTGACTTGTCAACAATGTGGCAGGTCATTTTTATCTTATGCCAATCCAAGTAGAAAATTTTGTAGCCATTCGTGTTACATTCAATCACGCTTTTATAAAGGAGAAACCAATGACAAGCCAACCAAAAATGGAAATTAG
- a CDS encoding DUF4314 domain-containing protein translates to MDTKIFNNLKTIYPVGTKVRLVKMDDPHPVPKGTLGTVIGVDDIGSLLVKWENGSCLNVLYGIDIVEKVK, encoded by the coding sequence ATGGACACAAAAATTTTCAATAACCTAAAGACAATCTATCCGGTTGGTACAAAGGTTAGATTAGTAAAAATGGATGATCCGCATCCAGTTCCTAAAGGAACACTTGGTACAGTTATTGGAGTGGATGACATTGGCTCACTCTTAGTTAAGTGGGAAAATGGCAGTTGCCTGAATGTTTTATATGGAATAGATATTGTGGAAAAGGTAAAGTAA
- a CDS encoding phage terminase small subunit P27 family, with translation MAIRGRKPKPTNMKILEGNPGKRPLPTNEVKPKQKAPRCPQWLEDDAKKEWKRMGKILEQMGILTEMDMTAFAGYCQAYARWKEAEEFLSKHGSIIKTPNGYLQQVPQVSISQTNLKIMLKFCEQFGLTPSARNRLATMDSEVGSGDEMEDLLGGIL, from the coding sequence GTGGCAATCAGGGGGCGAAAACCAAAGCCTACGAATATGAAAATACTTGAGGGAAATCCTGGTAAGCGACCACTCCCTACGAATGAAGTCAAACCCAAACAAAAAGCCCCACGTTGCCCACAGTGGCTTGAAGATGATGCAAAGAAGGAGTGGAAACGGATGGGAAAAATTCTCGAACAGATGGGAATTTTGACCGAAATGGACATGACTGCATTTGCAGGATATTGTCAAGCTTACGCTCGCTGGAAAGAGGCAGAAGAGTTCCTTTCCAAGCATGGATCCATTATCAAAACGCCGAATGGCTATCTCCAACAAGTCCCTCAAGTCTCTATCAGCCAGACTAATCTCAAAATCATGCTTAAATTCTGTGAACAGTTTGGTTTAACACCATCAGCACGTAACCGTTTAGCGACGATGGATTCGGAAGTTGGTAGTGGTGATGAAATGGAAGATTTGTTAGGAGGAATTTTATGA